A genomic segment from Nocardia cyriacigeorgica GUH-2 encodes:
- the hemW gene encoding radical SAM family heme chaperone HemW, with protein MLRDFGGGPFGIYVHVPFCATRCGYCDFNTYTAGELGSSSSPESWMTALRGELATAARQFAALPSATPEVATIFVGGGTPSLLGGDGLAAVLDAVRAEFTLAADAEITTESNPESTSPAFFERIRSAGYTRVSLGMQSAAQHVLAVLDRTHTPGRAVAAAKEARAAGFEHVNLDLIYGTPGERDSDLDASIDAVLAAGVDHVSAYALIVEDGTALARRVRRGELPAPDDDVLAARYERLDARLGAAGLTWYEVSNWAASDAARCRHNLGYWDGGDWLGAGPGAHSHLGGVRWWNVKHPARYADRVADGGLPAAGWESLTDEERYLERIMLTVRLRTGLPMADLDPAGVAKAQQIIADGRATLRDDHLVLTDQGRLLADGVVRDLVS; from the coding sequence GTGCTGCGCGATTTCGGGGGCGGGCCGTTCGGCATCTACGTGCATGTGCCGTTCTGCGCGACTCGCTGCGGGTACTGCGACTTCAATACCTATACCGCCGGTGAGCTGGGCAGTTCGTCCTCGCCGGAGTCCTGGATGACGGCGTTGCGCGGCGAACTGGCGACGGCGGCGCGACAGTTCGCGGCCCTGCCCAGCGCCACACCCGAGGTCGCCACGATCTTCGTCGGCGGTGGAACGCCCTCGCTGCTAGGTGGCGACGGGCTGGCCGCGGTGCTCGACGCCGTGCGCGCCGAGTTCACGCTGGCCGCCGACGCCGAGATCACCACCGAATCCAACCCCGAGTCGACCTCGCCCGCGTTCTTCGAGCGGATCCGCTCGGCCGGGTACACCCGCGTCTCCCTCGGTATGCAGTCCGCGGCCCAGCACGTGCTGGCCGTCCTCGACCGCACCCACACGCCCGGCCGGGCGGTCGCGGCCGCGAAGGAGGCGCGCGCTGCCGGGTTCGAGCACGTCAACCTGGATCTGATCTACGGCACGCCCGGCGAACGCGACAGCGACCTGGACGCCAGCATCGACGCCGTACTCGCGGCGGGCGTGGACCACGTCTCGGCATATGCGCTCATCGTCGAGGACGGCACCGCCCTCGCCCGCCGGGTCCGCCGGGGCGAGCTGCCCGCACCCGACGACGATGTCCTCGCCGCCCGCTACGAACGTCTCGACGCACGGCTCGGTGCCGCCGGACTGACCTGGTACGAGGTCTCCAACTGGGCCGCCTCCGACGCCGCCCGCTGCCGCCACAATCTCGGCTACTGGGACGGCGGTGACTGGCTCGGCGCGGGCCCCGGTGCGCACAGCCACCTCGGCGGAGTGCGCTGGTGGAACGTCAAGCATCCGGCGCGGTACGCCGATCGGGTGGCCGACGGCGGATTGCCCGCCGCCGGATGGGAATCGCTCACCGACGAGGAGCGCTACCTCGAGCGCATCATGCTCACCGTCCGGCTGCGCACCGGATTGCCGATGGCCGATCTGGACCCGGCCGGAGTGGCGAAGGCACAGCAGATCATCGCGGACGGCCGCGCCACGCTGCGCGACGATCACCTGGTGCTCACCGATCAGGGCCGACTGCTGGCCGACGGCGTGGTGCGCGACCTGGTGAGCTGA